The DNA region tatgaataaataacacggaatTGACCGAAacaaattcaaaatgcaaaaatacttcacagtattgtacgttccttcgcagccatatgtattatacgtcaaaataagttctctggacgctcgcgattGGCgattcaaataggcacaaaaaatgtTCTGTCAAACTTGGTACAGCCTCTCAGTTGTCACTGCTCAGTGAGACTTATTATAGATGTGAGGGACACGACAATAGCGATGAAATGGCGAGCTGTGAGTACgacgtaatattatattgtgatgcAGTCTTAGGACATCGTGGGAAGAGAATACCAGgcggaatataatattattaaactatgCGTAACACAAGTCaacaaataaatagaaatagaatATCCAAGTAGTAGCAGTAGGTCGTATAGTTACGGCACGAGTCGTGAGCACAAATAGAAATTGGTGGTAGAATTCTactttaaattatgttaaattgcaccaataaacttaaaaaattaaggAGCTAAGTATATCATTTTGTAaggattaaaaaacaaaaatttttataaccataataattataacctatttttatattcattaataattaaccGGAAATCTTCGATATACCTTATAAGTATCGGTTTACGTAGATAGGTACCTATTGGAAGACATATATTGGGATAGGCTATGCTACTCCGGGATGTATAGACAACGGGCAGAGTACGGAGTATATGTATGATGCTAGTAGAAGCATAAATGCACGTGGAGCTTCATACGATATGTCTGGTGTGGTAATGGCTGACAATAGCGGCGAAAACGTAGTTTCTCAACTACGTGAATGGTGGTGAAGAATTCCCCACCTGCAAGGCAAAAAGAAAgtacagggcacatagttcgacggacagatggccgagggacagaaaagtcctcgaagagcgaccacgtaccggaagacgcagagtTGGTATGTCCTCCATAAGATGggccgacgatttggtcaagatcgccggaatacgtcggatgagggcagcgcagaaccgatcgtcgtggagatctttaggagcctttgtccagcagtggacgctttccagctgatgatgatgaaggtaGTCAGGGGCACGGTGCGGCCACTCACCCAGCACCAGCAGCATCAGTGCAGCGGGCGGGGGCTCACTCAGTCCGTCGTGATCGTCGGCCATCACAGCATTTGCAGCGTACGCTTGATTCCCCACGTGCTTCCCGTGCTCCGGAAGCCTCGCGTTCTCTGCGTCTCCATCGCTGACCTGTTGCTCGTTGGCCCGCGCCTCCTGCGCGATATAAGTCTATGAAACAACCACACTCACCGTGAGTGATCCTGCACGTCCTAAGTTCTAACACCTCAACATAATGATACTCTTCGTTCTGTCATACCCGACCTATAGGTATGGGCTAACTCCACTAATCTTGACCTTGACCTGCATATGCGCGATGTAGTTCGCCTCAGTCCTCCGTTAATTTCAAGCCTCTACACAGGTCGGTCCTAATAAGTATCAACAAGTGCTAATTTGCATTATTTTTTCAATGTCTCATAAAAGTATCAATCTAACTAACGGAGACCCGTGTAATAGTTCGCACCGTGATGCAACCTCTGTTCTGCTGCACATCACTGTTAACCTGCTGTGAAGCTATTGAATAAGCAACTCCTgcaaaataaatctttaatgCCCTTGTATAAAGTTCAGTTTTTTTAACATTAGAGGGGGTAAAGGTGTTATCAACATGACGCGGGTGAAATTCCTCATTTTGACTTAATTTCCGGTGGTGAAATTATGTGGCCCCTATTAACCTGAACAACTCCTCTAAGCACTCCtctatgattattattattgatttatactattaatcatttacagaaagaatcttaaaagctaacatagtcccgtaaaactgtttggacagtttgtctgcaggatcaagtctcttgcaatacattaatgcttattagaacattgattttatacaagtgtaattaacaaatattgatagaaatataataaaaaatcgaattttaattttaaggcagtgttgacagtaaatatttcttaagtttagttttaaattttcttttactggtttctagtcggatgtcctcaggcaagctgtttaatagataaggtaggcgtATGTAGATGTATGTAGTATACTGTAGAAGAGCAGAAGGATTCCTTGAGTAATTGATTCCTATATAACTCTATCAGATATTCGAGTTACTCTTCGTTTGGAAGAAGCTTCTATTGGGGATCGTACACCCACAAGTACAAGTACCAGTGAGAACAGTAGGTACGCTATTTGAGGCCGAATTTGGAGCATTGCGGCGGTGGCTTGAAGTCAAGAAGGTCTTTCCTTACTGACTACACTGGGCTGATTTGAGGTCAATTTGCCCTTCTCTTTCAAGTAGTCACAGAACTGCACGGCGCTCAATATCGGCACCGAGTATGCCCGATCCACGCTATGGCAGTGAGAGGATTTATCTCGAATCGAGGCTATACGACAAAGGAAGACTTTTGCCGGTACAATtcctaaaatttttttaatagtagtTTGTTCCGATCAAAGCCATCCTGAGAGATTTTGGAACAACCGTAGGGGCACCGGTTTGTCGTAACCTGCtttcgtctgcatagcaatgaattaAACTAACCAAATAATGAATCTAGGTATATTTGTTATGGATAGATATTCTGTTACTTACGGTTTGTGTGATTATCTTTTTCTTGGTAGTACTTTCAACCAGCGTAGTCAGGGTGCGAGGTGCGGGTGGGGCTTGCGGTGGCTGCGGTGGTGGCACTCTCGGCGCGGCCGGTCGAGCCGGCTCGCTGATCAGCTCGAAGCCTTTCTTGGGCGCGTCACGGAGGCCCTGCGCGCCGGAGTAAACGATCGGAAGCTCGGGCATCGTTCTGGCGTTCTCCCCGAGATACGCCGGCGCCTCCTACAAGCATCAATCTCGATGATAAGGAAACCCAGGCCGTTTACTGAGtcaaatatatgttttaatCTTGTAGTAAAAGGAGGATCAGGTACAGACGTACGATTTGGTTTGCTTAAGTCATCTGGAAGTCTCAACGCGGGGATTATATCGGGTGTAGAGATCACAAGACTCGACTCTAAACTAGAATATTAGTGAAAGGTAGGTAGAAAAGATCAGAGAAAGTATATCTggtttaatacaaaattgatgTGGTTAATGAAAAGTGCtttataagtttaatttcaTGGCCAAAGCCATGCATATAATTACCATCTGGAAAAGATGATGGAGCAAAGTATGCTGAAGGTGATGAGATTAGAGACAGTGTGAAGTAAAAGAATAAGAAGAAAAAACCATCATTCATATTTTCAACTATGCACAACAGCTGAAATGGGAACGACATTTAAGCACAGCGAGTTCCAGGGTTCTTCGCTTCAGTCTATATCCAGTATCCAGGATAATAGGACTGCCTTATGGCACAGACATAAGGCAGTCCTATTATCCCTAGGTGGATAGTCGACTACTTATTAcgtatcatcatcagccggaagacgtccactgctggacaaaggcctgccccaaagatttccacgacgatcggtcttgcgctgccctcatccaacgcacgacaagatggaccgacgatcttaaccagatcgtcggtccatcttgtgggggacctaccaacactgcgtcttccggtacgtggtcgctattcgaggacctTTCTGCCCTACTGGCCGGCTGTCCGGCTAACTAGGTGCCCTGTACTTTAGTTTTGCCTTGCAGGTGGGAAATTTTTCACCTCTGTAGTAAAACCTGTTTTAGTCTTGAGCGGCTTGAATCAGTCACTTTATTCAGGATTATATATAAGCTAGTTTTAAACAAGGAAACAAAATCTGTAAGAAGAACATCTTCatctattattattacgtaTTACTCGTATAATACTAAAAAATTCAACATCGTTGTGGAGGGATGGCTGTTTGGATCCATTGATATATAGGAATTATcaagtttattcaaaatttgtgGTTGTTCGTTCCAAACCTTTTGATTGAGTTAATTGTTAAAGTAATAAGTCGCCCAAATTACCGGATGGGGGGGTTGCGGCTGCGGTGGCGGTAGACGGTGTGGTGGCCAGGCGCGGTGCTGAACTGTGTCAACCCACTCCCCCCCGCGCGACCATTGTCCCTCCACGCCTGCACCCGCGGCACCCTCCAGATCCAGACCTGGCGCTGGTGGAAATAAGTGGTAACCATGTAGTATTACGAATAGTACAAGCACTCACATTTATTAAGCTGAATGATTTCTACTTTCTTAAACTTGTTATATaaccactttaaaaaaattgtgtcttAACAGTTCAATCTTACTTAGTATCACAGTGCATTGTAGCTATGAGTAGGTAGGTATAAGGTAGTGTCCATGTACCATTATGTTTTGATTCTCATTTCAATTAATTAAGTCAAACTAGGATTCCTCATAACTTCACGTTCTTCTTATAACTATAAGACGACACTAATTCATTGACCAGAATTCGTAGAACACCTTttttatagatagatagatagatagatttaaCATACTCATGGTCTTCATTTATTATCGCTCACTCGGGCGAGAAGATGAATCTAGTTTGGGTCTGCCGaggcgaaaaatgcaatggttGCGATTTCTAAATGTACGACATTTTATAATGCCAAACTTTAACTTGGCACCGCAAGCATGTGAACATCTTGCTCGTGTCGTTAATTCTCCTCATCAACAAAATAGTCAAGACCTGCGTATTTCAAAGTAGGAGACCGTAGCACTATTACTCTCGACTCCGTTATATTTGCTACAGATTACAGTTTACATACCTTGCCTTTTGCAACTATGAGAGTTACtatgagattatttatttatttatttatttgatcaacaacataagaaacagtagtcacagtgttaataattacattgcctaataaaatctaaactatcctacaattaaatataatcacagcatgctttgtgttacaaaaattatcagTAAGGAGAAATCTCCTTGTACTAAATTAcgagttatttatattaattacagttCTGTGAATGCAATATTCCgaccaatttattatttaagacaacaagtggggcccagaggcacggagaatgttcaaaatactatcttcgcacctcagtaaggctactggaaacccaagcgctggcagctatttcggtcaacggatcagccttgctatccaacgcggtaatgctgccagtattcttggtacgcttccacgtaatgatagttttaattttatgtagtcgtagtattgtaaatatagttataagatttgttttattagaataataaatatagtgaGACAACCTAAGTATTATATTGTGAGGCTGTTGATATGTCACACTTTATGAGCCttaatttaaagttgttaagactatcaatattaatgttaatatttgtaCTTTTCTTTGTATAGTCATTATAGCCTAGATTGGTTTTACAGAAACTTGGCTCACACAAATCCCATAGATGTCGTGGTATTCTGGcaggaaatttaaatttaagtaacagAGCGGGACAATCGATGCtgcgtttattattataataatttcactattatttttgttttaaattaatacaactATATTATACAGTTACAAACAACTAAGGGACATTGGTTGTAGTAAAGTGGTGTACGTACCGGGTGCGGGCGGCTGCCACACGCGGTGCGGTGTCTGCACTAGCCCGCCTTGATGACTGAATATGTGTGGCGCGTTCTCCGCTTCTGTCCGCCACAACACACACCACACCTCATTAGTTaatgttttatcaaaataggaatttaaaatcatttgttGAACGTCATAATCAATTTCCcagtcagacctgagaagaaaagGTGCAAGAAACTCGCTGTTTAGGTAACTGCATAATCcgcagggccggatttaaacatAATGCCACCCCTGGGCAtcggaaaaaaatccgccccaatactggaattttacttaaacttatagtttacatattttatttttcaattgaatttcttgaattatcaattaaaccaaaaattgttaattaacagaattaattaattactgagcaatcttgataagactaaaaaaattttttttcacattcaaaattttgccgccttgggcacttgccccaactgcacctagtgtaaatccaccgctgatAATCCGTATGTTAAAtaagcagcctagcgaaactctctaagaaaaaaagcgattcactcaattgtacgaaacgtgcagtcattgatagattgacagatgacggctataaatttgtaaaaacggagatagccgaaatccactacgttttaaacaactattcgcttctaaacatagccggattatacCTCGTTGCCCATCGCCATACTGTAAATACTACTATTTTAAACtatgtcaaatcactgtacgtttcatacttgactaaatttcaatttttacgtaGGCAGtcacgcctcttattacgtagtatttacatcgtcTTATTATACAGTACATATTGCGTCTATATCTCTACCTATTTTAATAATCCCACGCTAGAACAGCTTACATATCTGCAGATTATCAAAAAATTTATGGTATACTAGTTGacgcagcaaacgttgtattgcccatattaaaatcgcgatacaaaagtaactgttaatcgtagatgggtgaaaatttgaagttgtatgtattttttaatgctgagtcataatcaaattaaaaaaaaaattggcgtggaccaccctttacatttagggggatgaaaaatagatgttgtccgattctcagacctacccaatatacactcaaaatttcatgagaatcggtcaagtcgtttcgaagtagtttaactacaaacaccgcgacatgagaattttatataatatggtatagaaatatgtttaaaaactGTAAGCTTTGGTATACTTTTTCAAACATTCGGATCTAGCGATATAAACGTCAGTGCTGGATGTCCGAGTAGGTATACTTCTTCAATATATATTTACGGCAACGTGCAAGCGTGTGCCTCGATGACATGTGAGAGAGAAGGCGAGATATAGCGAATCTAAAGTGATCATGACCGGGCTGAGGACAGCAAATCAACCGAAAAGAACACAAATGGTAAGAGAGAAATGGCGCGAAACTGTGCACATTAACGCGTTACGATTAAGTTTTTTCCGAGTGATTTGGTTACAAAAATCAATATAACAGTATAATCAGTTCATCACCATTGTTGTATGTGTGATATGTCTGCGCCTGAGTGAGGCGGTGCGGCCATATTTCGCCCGCCTCAGCTTCCGCCTCCGCGACCGCATCCGCCTCCACTGCGCTCAGTCCTCGTGCGCCGCTCTGCACCACGTCCGCTACCATCTGCGGCATACATATCACAAGTGctgcttataaatattttcttttcaataaaaataaggtacgttgagttgatggtaattgatacggcctgcccattacaatgcagtgccgctcagcattcatgaaaaacccaaaaattgtgagcttGACCTtaaccttgagacgtaagatgttgaaatgaaatgatttatttgaatgaaTCGTGGTagcatagttgttaacaattgataggtgtacagcacaattcgccaatttatatcggcatacaaatatttgattgtcaatattggaatttttatatttatatacgtcattaatacacattagaaagctataattcaataatctatatatataaaaatgaattgctgttcgttagtctcactaaaactcgagaacggctggaccaatttggctaattttggtcttgaattatttgtggaagtacagggaaggtttaaaaggtgaataaataggaaaatgttcggaattaaataaacacaacaaATTTGTATTTCCTTCAAAATTGTCAAATTGTCTTGTCAAATTTATTGACCCAACGCGTTGatagttatgctgtgaaacaatttcattacaacaacagggtgcatttttacaaagcaattcttgatgttatgatatattattgacaaattcataaaaaaacattattttatttattatatacagaacaacgtctgtcgggtcagctagtataatataaaataaacattaaattgtaggtacctctcaaaagataacatttaaatactattatttttggctaaagaattcttttaaactataaaagcatttatctattagccataattttaattttttatgcattaatgttttaggcatctctctaatattctttggaaggtggttaaagaccctaacacacataacatttgcgttattttgatgaagcgctgttctacagtatggcatcagaaggcgagttggatctcttaatcctaatatggaatagtcatttgctggtttaaaaagttcaccatgttttttaatgaacatacaaatttctaaaatatatagaccagtaagcggtactttttgaataatggtctacacgattctagaggactgacattgcttAAAgctcatacatttttttgtgtgccagaaaaacatttgaaatattagtgaagtttccccatagtatttacccgtaccgtaaaacagacgcaatataaccgtggtatgcagtaagtgcagcattaaaggatacagtttgtctgagccttcttaaagcgaaaacgaacttatttattttgcctgccactgtatcacattgagctttccagttacctaATATCTTATATAAGGCTATAAAAGCTATCTAATATaaggcctaaaaattttattgtatttgtttctttaatagtttggtcactgtgtgttatatttagagatttatgtattgttttataattagaaaattgtatacctatgtttagttttagttatattaGCGGATAAATtaaagttgtcaagtctcatttgcccagtaatttcactagctacggcgccggcaaacggcagaaataggcgccgttgtggtatcgataatctagcaggcatcctgtgcaaaggagccactggtaaatattACGTCTCGTCTGCTTTAGCTGGGTATGTGATGAGgagtttttttttgataaaagggacgagacgagcatgacgttcagctgatggaaattgatacgccctgcccattacaatgtagtgtaGTGTAGTAgtaaaacccaataattctgagcggcacaacaattgcgctcgtcaccttgacacatacgatgttaagtatcatttgcccagtaatttcactagctacggcgcccttcagaccgaaacacagtaatgtttacacatagtAATGTAGTAATAAGCagtagcttcacggcagaaataggcgccgttgtggtacccataacctagccggcatcctgtgcaaaggagtctcgcACTGGTAGGCACCTGATGCGGGTTGCGGGGCAGTGGTGTGAGCGGGGGCAGCGTGGTGGGACAGTTCAGCTCGGGCGCCTCATCGCTGCCGTCGACACACTGCGGCACGCCGTCGCACGCGTTGTACACGGCGATACACTCGCCTCCGTGACGGCATGCGAACTGGTAACGACTGCACTTGTTGTCGCTCGCTGCAAAGTAACAACTTTACAGGAAACGGGTAAGACCATGCCCAATCAAAGCTAACTTTtctgtttaataatttaagacaCACCTTATTCAGCAGACACTATAACTAGTACTTCTCCGATGcattcaccatctggatgtgtggcggtcctccacagtgcggttttcaaggagctttcttcctcgtactacgaagctgtggaatgagcttccttgtgcggtgtttccgggacgatacgacatgggtaccttcaaaaaaagcgcttacaccttccttaaaggccggcaacgctcttgtgattcctctggtgatgcaagagaatgtgggcggcggtgatcacttaacaccaggtgacccgtacgctcgtttgtcctcctataccataaaaaaatctcaactaaaggttttatctcaataaaatgtttaagtacggataacagagagagttgtcatactgaaacatgcagggcaagcctgtcagccattaagttgacatagcgacatcccattctgcacggacgcacgccaagaaagggaagttttatatattatgataatataatatagacacactggcacaaaattatcttgccccaaactaggcatagccagtactatgggtacaagacaacgatatatataatgcaatatacttactgaaacatacataaatacttataaacatccatgactcggaaacaaacacctatattcatcatataaatgtttgcacctactagGATTCGAACCAGGGATACTTGTAAACAGCTTGACTTTTTTACCATTTAAAGCAAAACATAAAACATGCAGACAAATTAGTCTAAAGtgcataaatataatgtattatatatataaatattatcttttcgCGTATTACGATAACTTTTACAAAGTATAGGTAGGACCTACCTACTGAGATTGAATTATCACATTTTTGGTAAGTATTGAAGTGGAAAATTTACGTCGTGTTCTCTTTTGTTGAAAGCCGTACTAGAATTGTTTAACTTGGCCTTATTTTATCTACGATTATCataaacccaagcgctggcagctatttcggtcaacggatcagccttgctatccaacgcggtaatgctgccagtattcttggtacgcttcca from Leptidea sinapis chromosome 16, ilLepSina1.1, whole genome shotgun sequence includes:
- the LOC126968688 gene encoding uncharacterized protein LOC126968688 isoform X1; the encoded protein is MGYRHACAAYIDRARRRRHPCRHERELVEYMESSLWAMSASAWFSVSWIPTVMAVLVLCGGRELEPEACAPRFDVQRDKIIRTEESREMGARYLAELDVGARRECLHLCCETDACDVFVYEEKSPGSCYLFKCGPPEDFRCKFTTHGNFSSGVLVLSRRLAELQDQERLEHPLPKQLAHLAGSRRSSTTAAPSTPPPPRRTPAPSSSAAPTAPQKPALLKPSDNKCSRYQFACRHGGECIAVYNACDGVPQCVDGSDEAPELNCPTTLPPLTPLPRNPHQMVADVVQSGARGLSAVEADAVAEAEAEAGEIWPHRLTQAQTYHTYNNEAENAPHIFSHQGGLVQTPHRVWQPPAPAPGLDLEGAAGAGVEGQWSRGGEWVDTVQHRAWPPHRLPPPQPQPPHPEAPAYLGENARTMPELPIVYSGAQGLRDAPKKGFELISEPARPAAPRVPPPQPPQAPPAPRTLTTLVESTTKKKIITQTEARANEQQVSDGDAENARLPEHGKHVGNQAYAANAVMADDHDGLSEPPPAALMLLVLGTLVSTVLGVLLGARVRAVRRRRPRPRHALDADYLVNGMYL
- the LOC126968688 gene encoding uncharacterized protein LOC126968688 isoform X2, whose translation is MVADVVQSGARGLSAVEADAVAEAEAEAGEIWPHRLTQAQTYHTYNNEAENAPHIFSHQGGLVQTPHRVWQPPAPAPGLDLEGAAGAGVEGQWSRGGEWVDTVQHRAWPPHRLPPPQPQPPHPEAPAYLGENARTMPELPIVYSGAQGLRDAPKKGFELISEPARPAAPRVPPPQPPQAPPAPRTLTTLVESTTKKKIITQTEARANEQQVSDGDAENARLPEHGKHVGNQAYAANAVMADDHDGLSEPPPAALMLLVLGTLVSTVLGVLLGARVRAVRRRRPRPRHALDADYLVNGMYL